A DNA window from Balneolaceae bacterium contains the following coding sequences:
- a CDS encoding PIN domain-containing protein, producing MEIRALLDVNICLDAMLDRQPFSDSALRILQSVERQIITGVVPAISFDTIFYLLRPAMGTDAAHSRVRELSRHVRIGAVTEATVRKAIDAGWKDLEDAIQYHTALQSECDVLVTRNVADFKGREIPILTPEEFLSHYLPDNR from the coding sequence ATGGAGATCAGGGCTCTGCTTGACGTCAATATCTGTCTGGATGCCATGCTGGATCGTCAACCCTTCTCAGATTCCGCCCTCAGGATCCTGCAATCGGTCGAACGACAAATCATCACCGGTGTGGTACCCGCCATTTCATTCGACACTATTTTTTACCTTCTTCGTCCGGCGATGGGGACTGACGCCGCCCATTCAAGAGTTCGGGAACTCAGCCGGCACGTCCGAATCGGTGCGGTTACAGAGGCAACCGTGAGGAAAGCTATTGATGCCGGGTGGAAAGACCTGGAGGATGCTATACAGTACCACACCGCTCTGCAGTCGGAGTGCGACGTACTGGTCACGCGCAATGTCGCTGATTTCAAGGGACGGGAAATTCCTATTCTGACCCCGGAAGAGTTTCTTTCTCATTATCTTCCGGATAACCGCTGA
- a CDS encoding Re/Si-specific NAD(P)(+) transhydrogenase subunit alpha produces the protein MNLAVPKETGDREKRVALTPEIAGKLADKGHRLLIESGAGTASNYPDRAYEEAGAEIADGREELFRQADILIAIQCPPQADLDRLSEGSLLICLLWALQEPELVDYLKDRNITALGMDAIPRISRAQNMDVLSSMSSIAGYKAALIGAQELDRYLPMMMTAAGTIPPAKVLVLGAGVAGLQAIATAKRLGARVEAFDIRPAVKEQVESLGATFVEVPSAGADTETEGGYAKELAEDEQERQRQVIHKHAAKSDIVITTALVPGKKAPLLITEAMVGDMHPGAVIVDLAAEQGGNCALTEAGETVDAGGVKIVGPLNLPSSLAYHASQLYAKNMQALLNHLLPEGELVLDFEDEITLNTTITHNGEIVSPMLKDHDSN, from the coding sequence GTGAATCTGGCCGTTCCCAAAGAAACCGGCGACCGCGAGAAACGCGTGGCCCTGACGCCCGAGATTGCCGGCAAGCTGGCCGACAAAGGCCACCGCCTGCTCATCGAAAGCGGCGCCGGAACCGCCTCAAACTATCCCGACCGTGCCTATGAGGAGGCGGGCGCGGAGATCGCCGACGGCCGCGAGGAGCTCTTCCGGCAGGCCGATATCCTCATCGCCATTCAGTGCCCCCCGCAGGCCGACCTCGACCGCCTCTCCGAAGGGAGCCTGCTTATCTGCCTGCTCTGGGCCCTGCAGGAACCGGAGCTGGTGGACTACCTCAAGGACCGGAATATCACTGCCCTGGGCATGGACGCCATCCCGCGTATCTCCCGGGCGCAGAATATGGACGTGCTCTCCTCCATGAGCTCCATCGCCGGTTACAAGGCGGCGCTGATCGGGGCGCAGGAACTTGACCGCTACCTGCCCATGATGATGACCGCAGCCGGCACCATCCCGCCCGCCAAGGTGCTGGTACTGGGCGCGGGCGTGGCCGGCCTGCAGGCCATTGCCACGGCCAAGCGTCTGGGTGCCCGCGTGGAGGCCTTCGACATACGTCCCGCCGTCAAGGAGCAGGTGGAGAGCCTGGGCGCCACCTTTGTGGAGGTGCCTTCGGCCGGGGCCGACACCGAAACCGAAGGAGGCTACGCCAAGGAACTGGCGGAGGACGAGCAGGAACGCCAGCGCCAGGTCATCCACAAACACGCCGCCAAATCGGATATCGTCATTACCACCGCCCTGGTTCCGGGCAAGAAGGCGCCCCTGCTGATCACCGAAGCGATGGTGGGCGACATGCACCCGGGCGCGGTGATCGTAGATCTGGCCGCCGAACAGGGCGGAAACTGCGCCCTGACGGAGGCGGGCGAGACCGTGGATGCAGGCGGGGTGAAAATAGTAGGACCGCTCAACCTGCCCAGCTCCCTCGCCTACCACGCCAGCCAGCTCTACGCCAAAAACATGCAGGCCCTGCTGAACCACCTGCTGCCGGAAGGCGAGCTGGTGCTGGACTTCGAGGACGAGATCACCCTCAATACCACCATTACGCACAACGGGGAGATCGTCTCCCCCATGCTGAAGGACCACGACAGCAACTGA
- the trxB gene encoding thioredoxin-disulfide reductase: protein MEDIAGKTFDVVIVGSGPAGLTAALYAARADLKPLVFEGAEPGGQLMQTTDVENYPGYPEGVMGPQMMQDFREQAQRFGADCRYGTVTDINFDERPYKLTVDEEHELYAKAIIVSTGASAKWLELPSEQRLRGQGVSACATCDGAFFRDQHVIVVGGGDTAMEEATFLTKFAGKVTVLHRREELRASKTMQKRAFNDPKIEFMWNTELQEVLGDKAVDGVKVINNETQEITTLEDVTGVFIAIGHKPNTDLFKGVLEMDDVGYIKTEGQSTRTGVPGIFASGDAMDPVYRQAVTAAGTGCRAALDAERYLSELEVQEESEEEGREKAVAG from the coding sequence ATGGAAGACATCGCTGGCAAAACTTTTGACGTGGTAATCGTGGGCTCAGGCCCCGCAGGACTCACCGCCGCCCTTTACGCGGCGCGGGCCGACCTGAAGCCCCTGGTGTTCGAGGGAGCCGAGCCCGGGGGACAGCTCATGCAGACCACCGACGTGGAGAACTATCCCGGCTACCCGGAGGGGGTAATGGGACCCCAGATGATGCAGGATTTTCGGGAGCAGGCCCAGCGCTTCGGGGCCGACTGCCGCTACGGCACGGTAACGGACATTAATTTTGACGAGCGTCCCTACAAGCTGACGGTGGACGAGGAGCACGAACTCTACGCCAAGGCCATCATCGTCTCCACGGGCGCCTCGGCCAAGTGGCTGGAGCTTCCCAGCGAGCAGCGACTGCGCGGGCAGGGCGTTTCCGCCTGCGCCACCTGCGACGGCGCCTTCTTCCGCGACCAGCACGTGATTGTGGTGGGCGGGGGCGACACCGCCATGGAGGAGGCCACCTTCCTGACCAAATTTGCCGGCAAGGTTACCGTGCTGCACCGCCGCGAGGAGCTGCGCGCCTCCAAAACCATGCAGAAGCGCGCCTTCAACGATCCCAAGATCGAGTTCATGTGGAATACCGAGCTGCAGGAGGTGCTGGGCGACAAGGCCGTGGACGGCGTGAAGGTGATCAACAACGAGACGCAGGAGATTACCACGCTGGAGGATGTCACGGGGGTCTTCATCGCCATCGGACACAAGCCCAACACCGATCTGTTCAAGGGGGTGCTGGAGATGGACGATGTGGGCTATATCAAGACCGAGGGCCAGTCCACGCGCACCGGCGTGCCGGGCATCTTTGCCTCAGGCGATGCCATGGACCCGGTCTACCGCCAGGCCGTCACGGCCGCCGGCACGGGCTGCCGGGCCGCGCTGGACGCCGAGCGTTACCTCTCCGAACTGGAAGTGCAGGAGGAGAGTGAAGAGGAGGGCAGGGAAAAAGCGGTGGCGGGGTAG
- a CDS encoding NAD(P)(+) transhydrogenase (Re/Si-specific) subunit beta, whose protein sequence is MSELFPPSVQALLPDLIQLTYLVATGFFIVGIKRLGSPATARSGNQMAALGMLIGVIVTLFDQQIVSYQFIIAGVLIGGAIGVFAARTVQMTAMPEMVAIFNGFGGGASALVAWGEFARAAEPAIAFGAQDLVTIGLSIVIGSITFTGSFIAFGKLQGFISGNPITFPGQNIFNLVLTFGSLGLIGWFAVDPAFMTVFWTLYGVALLLGVLIVIPIGGADMPVVISLLNSFSGIAASMAGFVINNNLLIISGALVGAAGLILTNIMCVAMNRSLANVLFGAFGGDSSGGGSPAADTDRTVHETTAEDVALQCTYSDKVVIVPGYGLAVAQAQHVLKEVADKLEKKGVTVKYGIHPVAGRMPGHMNVLLAEADVPYDQLYDMEQINTEFKSTDVVLIIGANDVVNPAAKTNPGSPIYGMPIMNVDEARRTIIFKRSLSPGFAGIDNELFYADKNQMFFGDAKDSLQKISQALSEMKD, encoded by the coding sequence ATGAGTGAGCTCTTCCCCCCCTCCGTACAGGCCCTGCTTCCCGACCTGATCCAGCTCACCTACCTGGTGGCCACCGGCTTTTTTATCGTGGGCATCAAACGACTGGGATCGCCGGCCACCGCCCGATCGGGCAACCAGATGGCGGCCCTCGGCATGCTGATCGGCGTAATCGTGACGCTCTTCGACCAGCAGATTGTCTCCTACCAGTTTATCATCGCGGGTGTGCTCATCGGCGGAGCGATTGGAGTCTTCGCCGCCCGCACGGTCCAGATGACGGCCATGCCCGAAATGGTGGCCATCTTCAACGGCTTCGGGGGCGGCGCCTCCGCCCTGGTGGCCTGGGGTGAGTTCGCCCGCGCCGCCGAACCGGCGATAGCGTTCGGGGCACAGGACCTGGTGACCATCGGACTCAGCATCGTGATCGGCTCCATTACCTTCACCGGCAGTTTCATAGCCTTCGGCAAGCTGCAGGGATTCATCAGCGGCAACCCCATCACCTTCCCCGGACAAAATATTTTCAACCTGGTGCTGACGTTCGGCTCGCTGGGACTGATCGGGTGGTTTGCTGTCGACCCGGCGTTTATGACGGTTTTCTGGACCCTCTACGGCGTCGCCCTGCTGCTCGGGGTACTGATCGTGATTCCGATCGGCGGGGCCGACATGCCGGTGGTCATCTCCCTGCTTAACTCCTTCTCGGGCATCGCCGCCTCCATGGCCGGCTTCGTGATCAACAACAACCTGCTGATCATCAGCGGCGCGCTGGTGGGGGCTGCAGGACTGATCCTCACCAACATCATGTGCGTAGCCATGAACCGCAGCCTGGCCAACGTGCTCTTCGGGGCCTTCGGGGGCGATTCCTCCGGCGGAGGCAGTCCCGCCGCCGATACCGACCGGACCGTCCATGAGACAACCGCCGAGGACGTGGCCCTGCAGTGCACCTATTCCGACAAGGTGGTGATCGTGCCCGGCTACGGGCTGGCGGTGGCCCAGGCTCAGCACGTGCTCAAGGAGGTGGCCGACAAGCTGGAGAAAAAGGGCGTAACCGTGAAATACGGCATCCATCCCGTCGCGGGACGCATGCCGGGACACATGAACGTGCTGCTGGCCGAGGCGGACGTGCCCTACGACCAGCTCTACGACATGGAGCAGATCAATACCGAATTCAAGTCCACCGACGTGGTGCTTATCATCGGGGCCAACGACGTGGTCAATCCCGCCGCCAAAACCAATCCGGGCAGCCCCATCTACGGCATGCCCATCATGAACGTGGACGAGGCCCGGCGCACCATCATCTTCAAGCGCAGCCTGAGCCCGGGTTTCGCCGGCATCGACAACGAGCTCTTTTATGCCGACAAGAACCAGATGTTCTTCGGCGACGCCAAGGATTCCCTGCAGAAAATAAGCCAGGCGCTCAGCGAGATGAAGGATTAG
- a CDS encoding DUF6364 family protein, with product MKKKLTLTVENAVKEKAKKYAAHNNTSVSQMVENYLEVLTREGSRYRPDPGSWTESLRGSAKLPEEYKNLDYKEIKEREIGRKHGDQGSA from the coding sequence ATGAAAAAGAAACTGACCCTCACGGTTGAAAACGCGGTAAAAGAAAAAGCCAAGAAATATGCCGCGCATAACAACACCAGCGTGTCCCAAATGGTCGAAAACTACCTGGAAGTGCTCACAAGAGAGGGATCTCGATACCGCCCGGATCCCGGTTCGTGGACGGAATCCCTTCGCGGAAGCGCAAAACTCCCGGAAGAATACAAAAACCTGGATTACAAAGAGATCAAAGAGCGAGAAATAGGGAGGAAGCATGGAGATCAGGGCTCTGCTTGA
- a CDS encoding NAD(P) transhydrogenase subunit alpha, translating to MSGLIFNLFIFVLASFVGFELISKVPPTLHTPLMSGANAISGITLIGALVVAGQVGDTMGQYIGMAAIIFATINVVGGFLVTDRMLEMFKKKKKEDADE from the coding sequence ATGTCCGGACTCATTTTCAACCTTTTTATTTTTGTGCTGGCCTCCTTCGTGGGCTTCGAGCTCATCTCGAAGGTGCCGCCCACCCTGCACACGCCCCTCATGTCGGGGGCCAACGCCATCTCGGGCATTACCCTCATCGGCGCCCTGGTGGTCGCCGGACAGGTGGGGGACACCATGGGACAATATATCGGCATGGCCGCCATCATCTTCGCCACCATCAACGTGGTGGGAGGATTCCTGGTGACCGACAGGATGCTCGAGATGTTCAAGAAGAAAAAGAAGGAGGACGCCGATGAGTGA
- a CDS encoding YifB family Mg chelatase-like AAA ATPase, which yields MLARVYCASTLGVDARIIEVETNMSAGMPRYFLVGLPDRAVTESSRRIEAAVRNSGAEFPFGRVTVNLAPADLPKEGSAFDLPIAVSLLTVSGQVSSRRLEDSLIVGELALDGKLKPVCGVLPIALEARRRGLKNLVVPRDNGYEAAVVEGLSTWAFDSLEQVMAWLRGEGDFEPVRVDLQEAFREGGSATVLDFREVRGQQNVRRALEVAAAGSHNAILVGPPGSGKTMMVRRLPGILPPLTLEEALETTKIHSVAGLLPRGDALVTERPFRAPHHSLSDAALVGGGGIPRPGEISMAHNGVLFLDELPEFRRSALEVLRQPVERGEVRIARARLSVTYPSRIMLVASMNPSPSGDWYDPANPEGPSPQEMHRYLGRLSGPLLDRIDLHIEVRKVPFEELSSPGASEGSAAIRTRVASARKRQGRRFESLDGVYANAQMDARTTRTVCRLGPEGATLLRRAMSVLGLSARAYDRILKVSRTIADLEGSESIRTAHVAEAVQYRSLDREGWLR from the coding sequence ATGCTCGCCCGCGTCTACTGCGCATCCACCCTCGGGGTGGACGCGCGCATCATCGAGGTGGAGACCAACATGTCCGCCGGCATGCCCCGCTACTTTCTGGTGGGGCTGCCCGACCGGGCGGTGACCGAATCGAGCCGCCGCATTGAGGCCGCTGTGCGGAACTCCGGGGCTGAATTTCCCTTCGGGCGGGTCACCGTCAACCTGGCGCCGGCCGACCTGCCCAAGGAGGGCAGCGCCTTCGACCTTCCCATCGCTGTAAGCCTGCTTACGGTTTCCGGGCAGGTGAGCTCCCGGCGGCTGGAGGACAGCCTCATCGTGGGGGAGCTGGCCCTGGACGGGAAGCTCAAGCCGGTCTGCGGGGTGCTTCCCATTGCCCTGGAGGCGCGCCGGCGCGGACTGAAAAACCTTGTGGTGCCGCGGGATAACGGCTATGAAGCGGCCGTGGTGGAAGGCCTGAGCACGTGGGCCTTCGACAGCCTGGAACAGGTCATGGCCTGGCTGCGGGGGGAGGGAGACTTCGAGCCGGTGAGGGTGGATCTTCAGGAGGCGTTCAGGGAGGGCGGATCGGCTACGGTACTCGACTTCCGGGAGGTGCGCGGGCAGCAGAACGTCAGGAGGGCCCTGGAGGTGGCCGCGGCAGGTTCACATAACGCAATCCTTGTAGGTCCACCGGGTTCCGGCAAGACCATGATGGTGCGGCGCCTGCCCGGCATCCTTCCGCCGCTGACCCTGGAGGAGGCGCTGGAGACCACCAAGATTCACTCCGTGGCCGGACTGCTGCCCCGCGGCGACGCCCTGGTGACCGAGCGTCCCTTCCGCGCGCCTCATCACAGCCTCTCCGACGCCGCGCTGGTGGGCGGCGGGGGCATTCCGCGTCCCGGCGAGATCTCCATGGCGCACAACGGGGTACTCTTCCTGGATGAGCTGCCGGAGTTCCGTCGCAGCGCCCTGGAGGTGCTGCGTCAGCCCGTGGAACGCGGGGAGGTGCGCATCGCCCGGGCGCGGCTCAGCGTTACCTATCCCAGCCGCATCATGCTGGTGGCCTCCATGAATCCCTCGCCTTCAGGCGACTGGTACGACCCGGCCAATCCCGAGGGACCCTCCCCGCAGGAGATGCACCGCTACCTGGGCCGTCTCAGCGGACCCCTGCTCGATCGCATCGACCTTCACATCGAAGTGCGAAAGGTGCCCTTCGAGGAGCTCTCCTCCCCCGGGGCATCCGAGGGATCCGCCGCCATCCGCACCCGCGTGGCGTCCGCCAGGAAGCGGCAGGGCCGCCGTTTTGAGTCCCTCGACGGCGTCTACGCCAACGCCCAGATGGACGCGCGCACCACGCGCACGGTCTGCCGGCTGGGACCGGAAGGCGCCACTCTGCTGCGGCGCGCCATGTCGGTGCTAGGATTGTCGGCGCGCGCCTACGACCGCATTTTGAAAGTTTCACGCACCATCGCCGACCTGGAAGGAAGCGAGTCCATCCGCACTGCCCACGTGGCCGAGGCGGTGCAGTACCGCAGCCTGGACCGTGAGGGGTGGCTGCGGTAG
- a CDS encoding DUF4342 domain-containing protein, which yields MKTSESNKKKTFTEEIKGTASEIISQVRKIIREGNARRVMIMDKKGKILFQSQMTVGVGGAVVVAAIAPVVSAISMFLLFMSEVKIVVERYPDEETDGDEYEVEADAEVIEVEDEED from the coding sequence ATGAAAACTTCCGAATCCAACAAGAAGAAAACCTTCACCGAGGAGATCAAGGGTACCGCTTCGGAGATCATCTCCCAGGTCAGGAAGATCATCAGGGAGGGCAACGCCCGGCGGGTCATGATCATGGATAAGAAAGGCAAGATCCTGTTTCAGTCCCAGATGACCGTGGGCGTCGGAGGGGCCGTGGTGGTCGCCGCCATCGCTCCCGTGGTATCGGCCATCAGCATGTTCCTGCTCTTCATGAGCGAGGTAAAGATCGTCGTGGAGCGCTACCCCGACGAGGAAACCGACGGGGACGAGTACGAGGTGGAGGCAGACGCCGAAGTGATCGAGGTGGAGGACGAAGAAGACTAA